A single window of Culicoides brevitarsis isolate CSIRO-B50_1 chromosome 3, AGI_CSIRO_Cbre_v1, whole genome shotgun sequence DNA harbors:
- the LOC134834517 gene encoding integrator complex subunit 12, translating to MMELDPVLKNGLKLLHSNDNTSAEKLRLAIDDIISQKYGPSKLLSSILSKKYLNEESNAVGSNLVAVKRPKIEKKPRELEESVESVEDDHLKELEDLFCKNCKRMDVSARNRLVECSDCHSLYHQECHQPPISETDANDQENSWYCFTCKEKAISKASSTNSSPAKSSSSSSTSSSYTKNYESSSSSSKKSKEKVIPPAVVATTTSSGSTTTPSINIVSADKRIQNMKKKAAQRKHK from the coding sequence ATGATGGAATTAGATCCAGTTTTGAAGAACGGCCTAAAGTTGCTGCATTCGAACGACAATACAAGTGCCGAAAAGTTGCGTCTTGCCATCGATGacattatttcacaaaaatacgGTCCCTCGAAGCTGCTTTCGtcaattttgtcgaaaaaatatttaaatgaagaaTCAAACGCTGTCGGCAGCAACTTGGTTGCCGTCAAAAGaccaaaaatcgagaaaaaaccTCGAGAGCTGGAGGAAAGTGTCGAATCTGTGGAAGATGATCATTTGAAAGAACTCGAAGACTTGTTCTGCAAAAATTGCAAACGCATGGATGTGAGTGCGAGAAATCGTCTCGTCGAGTGCTCGGACTGCCATTCGTTGTATCATCAGGAATGTCATCAACCGCCGATCAGCGAAACGGATGCAAATGATCAGGAAAATTCTTGGTATTGCTTCACGTGCAAGGAAAAAGCGATTTCGAAGGCTTCGTCGACAAATTCCTCGCCTGCCAAATCCAGTTCGAGTTCGAGCACAAGCAGTTCGTACACGAAAAATTACGAGTCCTCGTCGTCGAGCagcaaaaaaagcaaagaaaaagtcATTCCGCCCGCAGTTGTGGCGACAACAACTTCAAGCGGAAGCACAACTACCCCGAGCATCAATATCGTGAGTGCCGACAAACGCATCCAGAACATGAAAAAGAAGGCAGCGCAACGAAAACACAAATGA